The Cinclus cinclus chromosome 5, bCinCin1.1, whole genome shotgun sequence genome segment tatttctatcatTTAACTAAGGCATAGAAAGCCTATTCAGGGCCTTGTTGcttgggtttaaaaaaaaaaaaaaccactccagGTTTTTGTCCATTGCAAATCAAATTCTCCTTTAAGGTAGACAACACTTAGATGCTTTACAGACAGCTTTACAGAATTTCATGGAATCATATCTGCTGGGTGAGATTTCTGGAGGCCATGGAGTTCCATCTAGTCCTCAAAGTAGCACTGGTTAGAGTGCTAACACtggttagtgttagagttacTCAGGGCTGTGTTTAATCGAGTTCTGAACAATCTCTAAGGATGGAATTTTCTCAATAACCTCTGCAGGGCCCTGTTCCAGTGTGACTGCCCTCataattctaaaatttaatgcaaaatcatttttccttattaattaattttatataaagCTCATTCATAATATCATCAACTACATATGAGAATTTGGCATGAAATGACACTGTAAGACACATGTAACTAGTTCCAAGTGTTATTCTATGATAACGAGCCTGAAAATTCATGATCATTATATAGGTTCTATAATTCTTCTTTGTGAGAGTATAGTGGAATTccaatttattttgaatgtttttatgGTAAATTAAGCTAGCTCATCTGCTTGTGTCATGCTGCATAACAATTAAAATAGTTGATCATTTTAATTCTCTCCTGAAATTTTAAATGGCATGATAGGCTGTCCCAGATTAACCGCTGCACTTAATCATTGAGTGAATTGAATTGGAAGCGCTACcctcagaaaaataatcaaCTAATCCTTAGTCAAATACATTGAAACAAATGCCATGTTTTTTCTAGGCATTGAAATACGAGTTCTGGATGTCACGAAAAAGGAGCAGATAGAAAATCTGGCCAAGGAGATTGAAAAGATTGATGTCCTCTGTAACATTGCAGGGTAACTGGATTCTCTTTGCTAGTactattttttcagttttccctgTCCTCCAGAACTATTTTCTATTACTTCAATGCATATTATTTGTTATGTTTTAATGGATTAATACTaactttcatttgttttcatcaAAACTGAACTTTTTGTGCACAGCCACATAAACCAGGCCAAGATAGAACAGCTCTGGAACTTATGTTTTCCCTATTCTATGTGTACCCTGTACTGATGGCTTTGGCCCTCCTAGCACAACAGTGAACAAATCTGACAGTCTACTAGTGCTctactttttttattattatttcttctacTGTCAATCATTTTGTTGCACATATTGAGTCTGCTATGTGTCCTTGATTCTTACCAGAAGAGCTATACTGCTTGTATTCTGCAAAAGAGCTCTTATCCCCTCCATTTCaagcttagaaaaaaaaaatagaagtggaAAAAAGGCCATAGAAATGTAAGCCACAGACAGTAATCCACTTCATGCACCCATTCTAGGTTTGTTCATCATGGAACCATTCTGGAGTGTGAGGAGCAAGACTGGGACTTCACAATGAACCTCAATGTTCGCAGCATGTATCTAATGATCAAGATGTTCCTTCCAAAGGCAAGGCTTGGCTGCCCATGACTTTTAGTATCTGCTGCGTTTTTTGAGGTGTGAGAGATCAGAATTGTTGCCACtgtgaaaacacacaaaacacaagCATGCTGCTTTCGATACGGGAGACCTTAGATTACAGGGATCGTACTGTAAAACATTCTCTGCATTGCGTACTATTTCAAGTAGACAATTTATCTAAAGGATGTGGTAGAGAAGATTTATTTGGGGAGTTATTATATGTAAACTAGCTAAAAGACTCCAGACTTTATGCAGGGCAGTGAGGGAGCCATTGTAATAGAATGCTAGTGTATTACACTACAGCACACACCTGCACAATACCActgcttcaaaatatttataaatcatGTACATTAACATGAATTTTATTCAGCTCTGGAGACTACCTTGTGAAGAAATTCAGGGATGCTGGTGCTAACGTGCTGATTAGAGCACAACAATTCAATGAACTAGCAGCTTGAAGATGCTTCTTGGTTTTACATAATTGCTCAGTTTGGGTCTGCAAAAATTTGTGGACTTAATATAAGTGTTCGCATTCCCATAAATGCAAAAGCTGGATTTGAAAGCTGTGACCATGACTGGATGACAACTACTCTTTTCAGTATTGTTCCAGTTCTTTttgcttggttggttggtttggttttcagtttgtttgggggtgggttttttcttaGCTGAACTTAATTTtcaaagtttggggttttttaacaaCTTCAGGTGTATCAAGTTTTAGGATGCCTGAAAAGGTTATAACTTAAAGAAAATTAGCTACAATTCATAGATGCTAGAGTGTTATGCTTTAGTCTTCTCCAAAATGAGAAGAGTTTGAGTGGGATCAGTGAGTTGCTGCATTGGTAGATGGTATCAGCATATGTCTGTGTTGTGTAACTTACTGACAAGAGGGCAATGACTGAGAGGTGGTGACCTAGCAAAAAAAGTCCTTTCCTGGCACAGTTTTCAATCCTGGATCAATCAACTCAGGGGAACTGAGTGAGAATTTCAAACTCTGCTTTACTGTTTCAGTCAATGGCATCTGCCCATGGCAATTAAGCTTTGTTGCCCTGTGTATCAAGTGCATGTAGGGCTGTTCTGCAAGTTGCTATGGGCTATTTTGCTGAAcctgaagatgaaaaaaaagtttgcatTTGAGTGACATAAGTACTCTTTTGCAGATGCTTAAACAGAAATCTGgaaatattataaatatgtCTTCTGTGGCATCCAGCATCAAAGGTCAGTAGCTTGCGAGAGTTccttatataaatatttaaggTGATGGATATACAATATAAATATCATGCAATTTTGAACTTAAAGGACATTCTAAATTCAAAGCTATTTCTAAATCCTCTGGaggaattgggggggggggaagcaaaCATATTCAACTCAAACATAAATGCAAGGACACAGATGGAAAATTGTAGAAACTCCAAGATCCTTTGAGCTTTTTCAATGTTTTATAGCATCCTTTTTACCAGTATTTATTAGCTAAAAAGAAGTTACTTCCAGTGATATCTTGATACATTTGTTCTTCAGAGATATAATGAAGAAATGACAATTACATAAGTGTTGTAACTATGCTTTCATCAAAAGAAGCCTGATCATGATTAACAGATGGATTTCTGCTGTTCCTAAATTTTTGCTGCTTGTTACATTTTCTAGACTAGTCCCCAGGCTTACATTATTGAAAGACTGTGTGCTTTCCTCTGGTGTATACCTCTGTAGAATTCTGGCAGTTGGCATTTTAGCTAGCCTGCCCTTATGGAGAGGCTACAGCTGCTACAGGAAATCTGCTGGAGTCCAGAAGCAGGTGCATATTGAACAATcctggctcttttttttttttctttttttcctttttaactgtgtttctgtgctgcCTTAACACGGCCCTTCTGTTAGGAGTTGTGAACAGGTGTGTCTACAGTACTTCAAAGGCAGCAGTTATTGGGCTAACaaaggctgtggctgctgattTCATTGAACAAGGCATCAGATGCAACTGCATATGTCCTGGTAAGTGTTCTTACATTATTCTGTGAACTAGGAGCAGATTCTGGAAGGCCAGattgagtttggctttttaaacaaataatagACTTGCAAGTGGTAACTAAAGTTACCAGCAGTCTACAAGAAGAGAGTGGGCTTAATATAGGAAAGTTGTTATTCTGTGGTTAAACTGGATGTTCAGTCTGATTAACCTGTTATCTGCACTTTATACATACATTACATAGTGTTTGAATGGCTGTTTTCAAAGATGCAGTCTAGGAAGTTAGAAGCAGGCAAGAGCTAGCTAATGGTCTGACCATTGTTTAACCATCTGAAAAGTACTGAATCTAATTCTCAAAACTCTTGCCTTCTACTAAAATTTAAAACTCTGTGCTTTATTGGTAGCTTTGCAGTCTTTCTCCCAAATTATATTACAAAGTTACACATAGGTGTTAAGACATACAAATAGAACAAATAAACTTCTGTCATGATTGCTGATGCAGTTGATTTTTAacactgaatttaaaattttgcttagGAACTGTTGACACACCATCTTTACAGGAGAGAATCCAAGCCCGACCAAACCCAGAACAGGTGAGAAAGCAATTATTAGCTTGGTCACATGTGTATATATGTTTAactctctttaaaaaaagaatatatagCTGCACTTCTCCCCATAT includes the following:
- the BDH2 gene encoding dehydrogenase/reductase SDR family member 6, whose product is MGRLDGKIILLSAAAQGIGRAAALAFAKEGAKVIATDINESKLQELGKYPGIEIRVLDVTKKEQIENLAKEIEKIDVLCNIAGFVHHGTILECEEQDWDFTMNLNVRSMYLMIKMFLPKMLKQKSGNIINMSSVASSIKGVVNRCVYSTSKAAVIGLTKAVAADFIEQGIRCNCICPGTVDTPSLQERIQARPNPEQALKDFLARQKTGRMATAEEVAHLFVYLASDESAYVTGNELIIDGGWSL